A portion of the Chryseobacterium tructae genome contains these proteins:
- a CDS encoding RrF2 family transcriptional regulator: MMSKRCKYALKAMVRLARNYNQGYLSTSIIAQDENIPKKFLEQILLELKRTKLVNSKQGKVGGYYLLKSPDEVSLADIYRIFDGPIALTPCVSLNFDEACDDCVDEAECYLRNELIIVREKTRKSMMEATLTKFINKK, translated from the coding sequence ATGATGTCCAAACGTTGCAAATATGCGCTGAAAGCAATGGTCAGATTAGCAAGAAATTACAATCAAGGCTATCTGTCCACTTCGATTATTGCACAGGATGAAAACATTCCCAAAAAATTTCTGGAGCAAATCCTTCTTGAGCTTAAAAGAACCAAACTTGTTAACAGTAAACAGGGGAAAGTAGGTGGATACTACCTGTTAAAATCACCCGATGAAGTATCATTGGCGGATATCTACCGTATTTTTGATGGGCCAATTGCATTAACACCTTGTGTATCTTTAAACTTCGACGAAGCGTGCGACGATTGTGTAGACGAAGCAGAATGTTACCTTAGAAATGAATTAATTATCGTTCGTGAGAAAACAAGAAAAAGTATGATGGAGGCCACTTTGACCAAGTTTATCAATAAAAAATAA
- a CDS encoding sulfate adenylyltransferase subunit 1 yields the protein MDILRFITAGSVDDGKSTLIGRLLYDSKSILQDQLEVLEKHSKNKNDDGVDLALLTDGLRAEREQGITIDVAYRYFSTTKRKFIIADAPGHVQYTRNMITGASNSDLMVILIDARQGVIEQTRRHSIIASLLKLKKVAVAINKMDMVDYSQEVFETIKADYAKIAESLGLNEVSYFPISALKGDNIVSGSAQTDWYQGTSLLEYLENVTLNEELNTGSRFQVQYVIRPQTEELHDYRGYAGQILSGKFQKGDPIQILPAGITTEIAKIEINGIEKEEAFEGQPVVIHVNDDVDISRGDIFATEEQLPVVEKDLEVLLCWLDQKSLQPGNKYLLQQNSRLIRAVVKEIDYKIDVNTLTQEKAEGDIKLNEVVKVTLRTAQPLVYDSFINNKRTGSAILVDETSNSTVAACIIQ from the coding sequence ATGGATATATTAAGATTTATAACAGCAGGAAGCGTAGATGACGGTAAAAGTACCTTGATCGGAAGACTGCTATATGATAGTAAAAGTATTTTACAGGATCAGTTAGAAGTACTGGAAAAACATTCTAAAAATAAAAATGATGACGGGGTAGACCTTGCTCTTCTTACGGACGGCTTACGTGCTGAAAGGGAGCAGGGGATCACCATCGATGTTGCATACAGGTATTTTTCTACCACAAAAAGAAAATTTATCATTGCCGATGCACCCGGTCACGTACAATATACAAGAAACATGATTACCGGAGCTTCCAACTCCGATTTGATGGTAATCCTGATTGATGCCCGTCAGGGAGTAATTGAGCAAACAAGAAGACATTCTATCATTGCATCGTTATTAAAATTGAAAAAAGTAGCTGTAGCCATTAATAAAATGGACATGGTGGATTATTCACAGGAAGTATTTGAAACCATTAAAGCAGACTATGCTAAAATTGCAGAAAGTCTTGGATTAAATGAGGTAAGCTATTTCCCGATTTCAGCATTAAAAGGAGACAATATTGTTTCAGGATCAGCTCAGACAGATTGGTACCAGGGGACTTCGCTTTTAGAATATCTGGAAAATGTAACCCTGAATGAAGAGTTAAATACCGGCAGCCGTTTTCAGGTTCAATATGTCATTCGTCCTCAGACTGAAGAGTTGCATGATTACAGAGGATATGCAGGACAGATTTTAAGCGGAAAGTTTCAGAAAGGAGACCCAATCCAAATCCTTCCAGCAGGAATTACAACTGAAATTGCTAAAATCGAGATCAACGGAATTGAAAAAGAAGAAGCTTTTGAAGGACAGCCTGTTGTGATTCATGTAAACGATGATGTAGATATCAGCAGAGGAGATATTTTTGCTACCGAAGAACAGCTCCCTGTAGTTGAAAAAGACCTTGAAGTTCTGTTATGCTGGCTCGATCAAAAATCATTGCAGCCTGGTAATAAATACCTCTTACAGCAGAACAGCAGACTGATAAGAGCCGTTGTGAAAGAGATTGATTATAAGATTGATGTGAATACCCTTACCCAGGAAAAAGCAGAAGGAGACATCAAACTGAATGAAGTGGTAAAAGTAACCCTACGAACGGCACAACCTTTGGTCTATGATAGTTTTATCAATAACAAAAGAACAGGCTCTGCAATTTTGGTAGATGAAACTTCTAATTCAACGGTTGCTGCCTGCATAATTCAGTAA
- the cysD gene encoding sulfate adenylyltransferase subunit CysD codes for MSTYHLDYLDQLEAESIYILREVAGQFERPALLFSGGKDSIVLAHLASKAFRYGKIPFKFVHVDTGHNFPEVLNFRDELVNQLEVDLVVRKVEDTIQKKGLTEPKGKFPSRNWLQTFTLLDTIEEFEFDACIGGARRDEEKARAKERIFSVRDEFGQWDPKLQRPELWSIFNGKIHKGENVRVFPISNWTELDIWNYIRREKIDLPSIYFSHDREVVDLNGQWIANSHHASLETSDIITTKKIRYRTVGDMTCTAAVESKATTIDAVIEEIVATRISERGETRIDDRVTEAAMEDRKKGGYF; via the coding sequence ATGTCAACATATCATTTAGATTACCTGGATCAGTTGGAAGCTGAATCTATTTACATTTTAAGGGAAGTCGCAGGACAGTTTGAACGCCCGGCACTTTTATTCAGCGGTGGAAAAGACAGTATAGTACTGGCTCATTTAGCATCCAAAGCATTCCGTTACGGAAAAATACCTTTCAAGTTTGTTCATGTAGATACAGGGCACAACTTTCCTGAGGTCTTGAACTTTAGAGATGAACTTGTTAATCAGCTGGAAGTTGACTTGGTAGTTCGTAAAGTAGAAGATACCATCCAAAAGAAAGGATTAACAGAGCCTAAGGGAAAATTCCCAAGCAGAAACTGGCTGCAGACCTTTACTTTACTGGATACTATCGAAGAATTTGAATTTGATGCCTGTATCGGAGGCGCCCGCAGAGATGAAGAAAAAGCCCGCGCCAAAGAAAGGATCTTCTCTGTTCGTGATGAATTCGGACAATGGGATCCAAAACTTCAACGTCCGGAATTATGGAGCATCTTCAACGGAAAAATCCATAAAGGAGAAAATGTAAGGGTATTCCCGATCAGCAACTGGACGGAACTCGACATCTGGAACTATATCCGAAGAGAAAAAATTGACCTTCCTTCCATTTACTTCTCGCATGACAGAGAAGTAGTAGACCTCAACGGACAATGGATCGCCAATTCTCACCATGCCTCTCTTGAAACCAGCGATATCATCACTACAAAAAAGATAAGATACCGCACCGTAGGAGATATGACCTGCACTGCAGCAGTAGAATCTAAAGCAACTACAATTGATGCTGTGATTGAAGAAATTGTGGCCACAAGAATCTCTGAACGTGGTGAAACCAGAATTGATGACCGTGTGACAGAAGCGGCAATGGAAGATCGTAAAAAAGGAGGCTATTTTTAG
- the epsC gene encoding serine O-acetyltransferase EpsC — translation MPVTHHFIERIHQSKQNKTHGFFDRARVKVFVTELYKVLFLPQETNTPDQLKQDFAQLHDHLSVLINTITRDKDLTEVQVNAFFEALPQIYGHLVQDAQSILEFDPAADSLEEIYLAYPGYFATYVYRISHQLWNQEVPVLPRVISEYAHSKTGIDIHPGAVIGEYFFIDHGTGIVIGETTVIGDHVKIYQGVTLGALNVSKEKANQKRHPNIEDHVIIYSGATILGGNTTIGRESVIGGNVWITQDVPPNSLVYNKSEIRIKDNNPLPESLTFVI, via the coding sequence ATGCCAGTTACCCATCATTTTATAGAAAGAATTCATCAGAGCAAACAGAATAAAACCCATGGATTCTTTGACAGAGCCAGAGTAAAGGTTTTTGTAACAGAATTGTATAAAGTATTGTTTCTTCCACAAGAAACGAATACTCCTGACCAGCTGAAACAGGATTTTGCTCAACTGCACGATCATCTTTCAGTCCTGATTAATACAATCACGAGAGATAAAGACCTTACCGAAGTACAGGTGAATGCTTTTTTTGAAGCCTTACCCCAAATCTACGGCCATCTCGTTCAGGACGCGCAGTCTATCCTTGAATTTGACCCGGCAGCAGACTCTCTGGAAGAAATATACCTTGCGTATCCCGGATATTTTGCAACCTATGTATACAGGATCTCGCATCAGCTCTGGAATCAGGAAGTCCCTGTTTTACCCCGTGTTATTTCAGAATATGCCCACAGCAAAACAGGAATAGACATTCATCCGGGAGCAGTGATCGGAGAATATTTTTTCATCGATCACGGAACCGGAATTGTTATCGGAGAAACTACCGTTATTGGCGATCATGTCAAAATATATCAGGGAGTAACCCTCGGTGCATTGAATGTCTCTAAAGAAAAAGCCAACCAGAAAAGACATCCGAATATTGAAGACCATGTCATCATCTATTCAGGAGCTACGATTTTGGGTGGAAATACAACCATAGGCAGGGAAAGCGTTATAGGTGGAAATGTGTGGATCACACAGGATGTCCCGCCCAATTCCCTGGTCTATAACAAAAGTGAAATAAGAATAAAGGATAACAATCCCTTACCGGAATCATTAACCTTTGTAATATAA
- a CDS encoding flavodoxin domain-containing protein: MLSETKLNILKQISSDFSRDESIWASGYLAGLAGAPITGVQPPLQVTLPEHNTGKKITLAYGTETGNSKKLATALAGIIKKKGIQVKLADLSQYKPKDLAKEEFFFVVISTQGEGDPPVLAKKFYDYIYENESNLSHLKFGVLALGDSSYPLFCKQEKT, from the coding sequence ATGCTGTCTGAAACTAAATTAAATATTCTTAAACAGATCTCCAGTGATTTTTCCAGAGATGAATCGATCTGGGCAAGCGGATACCTTGCAGGATTAGCCGGAGCTCCTATTACAGGGGTACAGCCTCCTTTACAGGTAACACTGCCGGAACACAATACGGGTAAGAAAATCACCCTGGCTTATGGCACAGAAACCGGAAACAGTAAAAAACTGGCAACAGCTCTTGCCGGAATCATCAAGAAAAAAGGAATTCAGGTTAAATTAGCCGATCTTTCTCAATATAAGCCTAAAGACTTAGCTAAAGAAGAGTTTTTCTTTGTAGTTATCAGTACTCAGGGAGAAGGAGATCCACCGGTATTGGCTAAGAAATTCTATGATTATATCTATGAAAATGAAAGTAATCTAAGTCACCTAAAATTTGGAGTTCTGGCACTGGGAGACAGCAGCTATCCTTTATTCTGCAAACAGGAGAAGACATAG
- a CDS encoding GNAT family N-acetyltransferase, which yields MNYKNDTIIIREFTPQEFILFLNLFESENVTRYLPYKTPDEYKEMFEKALSDYKDGSFSRWGIFNAQNHDFVGMCLARTFLDNPEQIEIGYTLGESYWGKGLGTEVCKALVDYCSSLNHQKDIVALTDLDNIGSQKVLLKSGFKQLENLKREGKELAYFLFSKDQ from the coding sequence ATGAACTATAAAAACGATACGATCATCATTCGTGAATTTACTCCTCAGGAATTTATTTTATTTCTGAATCTCTTTGAAAGCGAAAATGTAACTCGCTATCTGCCCTATAAAACTCCTGATGAATACAAAGAAATGTTTGAAAAAGCCCTTTCAGATTATAAAGACGGGTCTTTCAGCAGGTGGGGGATTTTCAATGCTCAGAATCACGATTTTGTTGGAATGTGTCTGGCCAGAACCTTCCTTGATAACCCTGAACAAATAGAAATAGGGTATACATTAGGGGAAAGCTATTGGGGAAAAGGCCTTGGAACTGAAGTTTGTAAAGCCCTTGTTGATTATTGTTCATCATTAAACCATCAGAAAGATATTGTTGCATTAACAGACCTTGATAATATTGGTTCACAGAAAGTCCTTCTAAAAAGTGGATTTAAACAATTGGAAAATCTGAAAAGAGAAGGTAAAGAATTAGCTTATTTCTTATTTTCAAAAGATCAGTAG
- a CDS encoding DoxX family protein gives MNKKTSYFFLRLSMGINFFGHGLVRLTKLQDFTEGMVKGFEKSWLPLFFVQIFGTALPFLEFIIGLMLIIGFKTRIAVVAGASLIILLLFGSSTIENWEAMGIQMIYAGLLYILIYRIDDNYLSLDKK, from the coding sequence ATGAATAAAAAAACATCCTATTTCTTCCTTCGCTTATCGATGGGAATTAATTTTTTCGGGCATGGATTGGTTCGGTTAACCAAACTTCAGGATTTTACTGAAGGAATGGTGAAAGGCTTTGAAAAAAGCTGGCTTCCTCTATTTTTTGTACAAATATTTGGTACAGCACTTCCCTTTTTGGAGTTTATCATTGGGCTTATGCTTATCATTGGTTTCAAAACGAGAATTGCAGTTGTGGCAGGCGCTTCACTGATTATTTTACTGTTGTTTGGCAGCAGTACGATTGAGAATTGGGAGGCTATGGGAATTCAGATGATCTATGCAGGACTGTTGTATATCCTGATCTATAGAATAGATGATAATTATCTTTCTTTAGATAAAAAATAG
- a CDS encoding NADPH-dependent assimilatory sulfite reductase hemoprotein subunit — protein MSHNDNLSPVERIKTQSNGLRGTLKESLADDFTGAIREDDQTLIKFHGMYQQDDRDRREERVSKKLEWLYSYMIRLRLPGGFLTSDQWIGVNDIANDHSTGTIKITTRQTLQLHGILKSHLRPTIQNFNINHLDSIAACGDVNRNVTCIANPSESPLHQQTYELAGKISEMCLPKTKSYYDIWIDDELIVDRKTEEDPLYQDRYLPRKLKIGIAVPPNNDVDVFINDIALIAIIENNEIVGYNIAAGGGLGATHGNEATYARLASVLGFVDSEEKALKAVYEIITVQRDFGNRSDRKLSRLKYTIDKLGIDQYRTEVEKRTGFSFEPARAFKFEQRKDRYGWTQNHEGKWFYTVFVEHGRVLDIEGYPLKSGLLKIAQTANVNFRFTCNQNLIIADIQEEDKAKVEDLLQEYGISEATEKASALRKNSVACVALNTCSLALAEAQRYLPTLVTKIEPILEKYGLLEDDITIRMTGCPNGCGRSPNAEIGFVGTAYGKYNLHIGGDRLGMRLNTKYRENIGEEEILTTLDELFGIYVNEKHTEETFGDFSYRYLQTLN, from the coding sequence ATGAGCCATAATGATAATCTTTCCCCTGTAGAAAGAATTAAAACCCAAAGCAACGGACTCAGAGGAACCTTGAAGGAAAGCCTTGCCGATGATTTTACCGGAGCGATAAGAGAAGACGATCAGACTTTAATCAAGTTTCACGGAATGTACCAGCAGGATGACAGAGACAGAAGGGAAGAACGTGTTTCCAAAAAACTGGAATGGCTGTATTCCTACATGATAAGACTAAGGCTTCCCGGCGGATTTTTAACTTCAGATCAATGGATCGGAGTGAATGATATTGCGAATGACCATTCTACAGGAACTATCAAAATAACAACCCGTCAGACGCTTCAGCTGCACGGTATTTTAAAGTCCCATTTAAGACCAACCATTCAGAATTTTAATATCAATCACCTTGACTCTATTGCGGCCTGTGGGGATGTCAACAGAAATGTGACGTGTATAGCCAATCCATCAGAATCTCCATTGCACCAGCAGACTTATGAGTTAGCAGGTAAAATCAGTGAAATGTGTCTTCCAAAAACCAAGTCTTACTATGATATCTGGATTGATGATGAATTAATTGTAGACCGAAAAACTGAAGAAGATCCTTTATATCAGGACAGATACCTTCCGAGAAAGCTGAAAATCGGAATTGCCGTTCCTCCTAACAATGATGTAGATGTCTTTATTAATGATATTGCCCTGATTGCCATCATTGAAAACAATGAAATCGTAGGATATAATATCGCAGCAGGAGGCGGATTGGGTGCAACACACGGAAATGAAGCTACTTACGCTCGTCTTGCCTCTGTTCTTGGATTTGTAGACTCCGAGGAAAAAGCTTTAAAAGCCGTTTATGAAATCATTACCGTACAGCGGGATTTCGGAAACCGTAGTGACAGAAAGCTTTCAAGATTAAAATACACCATTGATAAACTTGGAATCGATCAGTACAGAACCGAAGTAGAAAAAAGAACAGGCTTCAGTTTTGAACCTGCCAGAGCATTTAAGTTTGAACAGAGAAAAGACCGCTATGGCTGGACTCAAAATCATGAAGGGAAATGGTTTTATACTGTTTTCGTAGAACATGGAAGAGTTCTTGACATTGAAGGTTATCCTTTAAAATCAGGATTATTGAAAATCGCTCAAACAGCGAATGTCAATTTCAGATTTACCTGTAACCAAAACCTGATTATTGCTGATATTCAGGAAGAAGATAAAGCAAAAGTAGAAGATCTTTTACAAGAGTATGGAATTTCAGAAGCCACTGAAAAAGCAAGTGCCCTGCGTAAAAACTCTGTTGCCTGTGTTGCCTTGAATACCTGTTCATTAGCTTTGGCAGAAGCACAGCGTTATTTGCCAACTTTGGTTACCAAAATAGAACCTATTCTTGAAAAATATGGTCTTCTTGAAGATGATATTACCATCAGAATGACCGGATGTCCTAACGGATGCGGACGTTCTCCCAATGCTGAGATCGGATTTGTAGGAACGGCTTATGGTAAATACAATCTTCATATCGGAGGTGATCGATTGGGAATGCGTCTGAATACAAAATACAGAGAAAATATCGGCGAAGAAGAAATTCTGACCACGCTGGATGAACTTTTCGGAATCTATGTCAATGAAAAGCATACAGAAGAAACATTTGGTGACTTTTCATACCGTTACTTACAAACCTTAAACTGA
- a CDS encoding AraC family transcriptional regulator — MKRIVNFNSFNIFRIEKEIWDIEYHNHNFYELIIIENGNGSHHLNGITFPYQKGDVFLLRPSDAHEFTIQNKTRFIYIKFTEEYIWKNFLLNKKNELKKMIQLLIEDRSFVYESVIKSKTDREHLLQLSRILLHEFSYKGLYNKEVTADLFSGIFTILVRNTMSNTTNQKWAFKNVSRIDRILYYINVNFLDTDRMKIENMAKEFMLSPNYISIYIKKETGFSIQQHIIQYKVKAAEKLLLQSHYNISEIADKLGFNDVSHFNKIFKTYRSKSPSAFKKENKTS, encoded by the coding sequence ATGAAAAGAATTGTCAACTTCAATTCATTCAATATTTTCAGAATTGAAAAAGAAATCTGGGATATTGAATATCACAATCATAACTTCTACGAACTCATTATCATAGAAAACGGAAATGGCTCCCACCATCTGAACGGCATTACGTTCCCATACCAAAAAGGAGATGTGTTTCTTCTCAGACCCAGTGATGCTCATGAATTTACCATTCAGAACAAAACAAGATTCATCTATATAAAATTTACAGAAGAATATATTTGGAAAAACTTTTTGTTGAACAAGAAAAATGAGCTTAAAAAAATGATTCAGCTTCTGATAGAAGATCGATCTTTTGTTTATGAATCAGTGATTAAAAGTAAAACAGACAGAGAACACCTGCTTCAGCTTTCCCGGATTCTCCTGCATGAATTCAGTTATAAAGGACTATACAACAAAGAAGTTACAGCAGACCTCTTTTCAGGGATTTTCACTATTCTCGTCAGAAATACCATGAGTAACACTACAAATCAGAAATGGGCTTTTAAAAATGTAAGCAGAATTGACAGAATTCTCTATTATATTAATGTGAATTTTCTGGATACAGACAGAATGAAAATAGAAAACATGGCCAAAGAATTTATGCTTTCCCCAAATTACATCAGCATCTATATCAAAAAAGAAACAGGTTTTTCTATTCAGCAGCATATTATCCAATATAAAGTAAAAGCTGCAGAAAAATTGTTGCTTCAAAGCCATTATAACATCAGCGAAATTGCAGATAAACTTGGTTTTAATGATGTTAGTCATTTCAATAAAATATTCAAAACCTACAGGAGCAAATCTCCATCTGCCTTTAAAAAAGAGAATAAAACTTCGTAA
- a CDS encoding polysaccharide deacetylase family protein, translated as MKHIKQSVMMFAATVFLISGFKANERTKKGNPEKQNLSVTKKHWPNGAQLVISVSMQFETGGQPEGAESPFSNTPLPKGQPDLPAESWYRYGGNEGMYRMLDLWKKYDIKVTSHVVGTAAEKYPEIAKAIVKGGHEIAAHGISWDNQWNKSYDEELQFIKQGVEAVEKLTGQKAVGYNCNWLRRSPNTLKVLQELGFLYHIDDLSHDEPFITKVKGKNFVVIPYTLRNNDIVNIEGKHWSPDQFLAQLKFEFDRLYDEGATKRRMMSISFHDRIGGTPAMVHAMEEFIKYTKEKQGVVFMRKDDIAKMVMNDPNTPVDNSEAKFNN; from the coding sequence ATGAAACATATAAAACAATCCGTAATGATGTTTGCGGCAACAGTATTTTTGATATCTGGTTTTAAAGCTAATGAAAGAACCAAGAAAGGGAACCCTGAAAAACAGAATCTTTCTGTGACAAAGAAACATTGGCCCAATGGGGCGCAATTGGTCATTTCAGTATCCATGCAGTTTGAAACGGGAGGCCAGCCTGAAGGAGCTGAAAGCCCGTTCAGTAATACTCCACTTCCTAAAGGCCAGCCGGATCTTCCTGCAGAAAGCTGGTATCGTTATGGTGGAAATGAAGGGATGTACAGAATGCTGGATCTATGGAAAAAATATGATATCAAAGTAACTTCTCATGTAGTAGGAACAGCTGCTGAGAAATATCCGGAAATTGCAAAAGCTATTGTAAAAGGCGGACATGAGATTGCTGCTCACGGGATTTCCTGGGATAATCAGTGGAATAAAAGCTATGATGAAGAATTACAATTTATAAAACAAGGCGTAGAAGCTGTTGAAAAGCTTACAGGGCAGAAAGCTGTAGGTTACAACTGCAACTGGCTGAGAAGAAGTCCGAATACCCTGAAAGTCTTACAGGAACTAGGATTCCTGTATCATATTGATGACCTTAGCCATGATGAGCCTTTCATCACTAAGGTAAAAGGGAAAAATTTTGTAGTCATTCCGTATACCCTTCGTAATAATGATATTGTAAATATAGAAGGAAAACACTGGAGTCCCGATCAGTTTCTTGCCCAATTGAAGTTTGAATTTGACAGACTTTACGATGAAGGAGCTACCAAAAGAAGAATGATGAGTATCAGTTTCCATGACCGGATTGGCGGAACTCCTGCAATGGTACATGCAATGGAAGAATTTATTAAATATACCAAAGAGAAACAGGGCGTTGTCTTTATGAGAAAAGATGATATTGCTAAAATGGTGATGAATGATCCAAATACTCCGGTTGATAACAGTGAGGCAAAGTTTAATAACTAA
- a CDS encoding phosphoadenylyl-sulfate reductase → MENSLKSEFEKLREETSGQSSQQDILQLVTQKFPGRVVFSTSFSYEDQVITHLIKNLNVDIFTLDTGRLFEQTYDTWASTKAFFKKEIKAYYPDTEELKKFVSENGPNSFYQSVEQRKACCTIRKVHPLKSALKGYKVWITGLRAEHSPNRQNMPSLEWDEDNQIIKFHPLLHWSTEQVTDYVKTNQLPYNYLHKKGFVSIGCEPCTRAIREGEDFRAGRWWWEDANKKECGLHIHQ, encoded by the coding sequence ATGGAAAATAGTTTGAAAAGCGAGTTTGAAAAACTTAGGGAAGAAACCTCCGGGCAATCTTCTCAACAGGATATTTTACAATTGGTTACACAAAAATTTCCTGGTAGAGTAGTATTTTCAACCAGCTTCAGTTACGAAGATCAGGTGATCACTCATTTAATAAAAAATCTAAATGTTGATATTTTCACATTGGACACCGGGAGACTTTTTGAACAGACTTATGACACCTGGGCTTCTACAAAAGCCTTCTTCAAAAAAGAGATCAAAGCGTACTACCCGGATACTGAAGAACTGAAAAAATTTGTCTCAGAAAACGGCCCCAATTCTTTTTATCAGTCCGTAGAGCAGAGAAAAGCATGCTGTACCATTCGTAAAGTACATCCACTGAAATCTGCTTTGAAAGGATATAAAGTCTGGATTACCGGTTTAAGAGCTGAACATTCCCCAAACAGACAGAACATGCCGTCATTGGAATGGGACGAAGATAATCAGATCATTAAATTTCATCCGCTTCTGCACTGGAGCACTGAACAGGTGACAGATTACGTAAAAACCAATCAGCTTCCGTACAATTATCTTCATAAAAAAGGATTTGTAAGCATCGGATGTGAGCCTTGTACAAGAGCTATTCGGGAAGGAGAAGATTTCAGAGCAGGCCGCTGGTGGTGGGAAGATGCCAACAAAAAGGAATGCGGTCTCCATATTCATCAATAA
- a CDS encoding diflavin oxidoreductase, whose amino-acid sequence MWSSGTGRQQLSFILQTGEDIDSRFEILGAQRIIPLKKCDIDYEQEAQNWVDHVFEAVNKTSVSSVKNPSAQKASTGRKKYQGTVSAIINLNDITSEKETYHIEIETEEALSYQPGAALGIIPFNSKSVVDEIIAVTGIDPKKKIETSKTTDSVEELLHKHLNISYLLKTVVAQYAKITGHSIPEVRLSLLDLLRIYPVKNAEEFEEVIQILTAQAPRLYSISSSPEAHGENEIHITVARSEFFIDHQKHNGLCSGYLSEFHEGGEVEFYIQDAGHFRLPEPDKDVIMIGPGTGIAPFRSFLWERDATGAEGKNWLFFGDRNFVSDFIYQSELQDFLKTGSLTHLDLAFSRDTAEKVYVQHKLEQKAQEVFYWLENGASVYVCGTKEPMSRDVENTLLNIIQHQGKRSQEEAVHYLEEMELNGRYAKDVY is encoded by the coding sequence ATTTGGAGTTCTGGCACTGGGAGACAGCAGCTATCCTTTATTCTGCAAACAGGAGAAGACATAGATTCCCGATTTGAAATTCTTGGTGCACAACGAATTATTCCATTAAAAAAATGTGATATTGATTACGAACAGGAAGCCCAAAACTGGGTTGATCATGTTTTTGAAGCTGTCAATAAAACGTCTGTCAGCAGTGTTAAAAATCCATCTGCTCAGAAAGCTTCAACAGGAAGAAAAAAATACCAGGGTACAGTATCCGCGATTATCAATCTGAATGATATTACTTCCGAAAAAGAAACCTATCATATTGAAATAGAAACAGAGGAAGCTTTAAGCTATCAGCCTGGTGCTGCTTTGGGAATTATTCCTTTCAATTCAAAATCTGTAGTCGATGAAATTATTGCTGTAACAGGTATTGATCCTAAAAAAAAGATCGAAACTTCGAAGACGACAGACAGTGTAGAAGAGCTTTTACACAAACATCTTAATATTAGCTATTTACTCAAAACTGTAGTGGCTCAATATGCTAAAATCACCGGACATTCTATTCCGGAAGTCCGTTTAAGCCTTCTGGATCTGTTAAGAATTTATCCTGTGAAAAATGCAGAAGAATTTGAAGAAGTAATCCAGATTCTGACCGCTCAGGCACCACGTCTGTACTCCATATCGTCTTCTCCGGAAGCACATGGCGAAAATGAGATTCATATTACCGTTGCCAGATCGGAATTCTTTATTGACCACCAGAAGCATAATGGTCTGTGCAGCGGTTATCTCAGCGAGTTCCATGAAGGCGGAGAAGTTGAATTTTATATTCAGGATGCAGGACATTTCAGATTACCGGAACCGGATAAAGATGTCATCATGATTGGCCCAGGAACCGGAATTGCTCCTTTCAGATCATTCCTTTGGGAACGTGATGCCACAGGAGCAGAAGGGAAGAACTGGCTATTTTTTGGTGATAGAAACTTTGTATCAGATTTCATTTATCAGTCCGAACTTCAGGATTTCCTTAAAACAGGAAGCTTAACCCACTTGGATCTTGCCTTTTCAAGAGATACAGCTGAGAAAGTATATGTACAGCACAAACTGGAGCAAAAAGCACAGGAAGTCTTTTACTGGTTAGAAAACGGAGCCTCCGTCTATGTCTGTGGAACCAAAGAACCTATGAGCCGTGATGTAGAAAATACTCTGCTCAATATTATCCAGCATCAGGGAAAACGCAGTCAGGAAGAAGCTGTTCATTATCTGGAAGAAATGGAGCTCAACGGCCGATATGCTAAAGATGTTTATTAA